A genomic region of Caenorhabditis elegans chromosome V contains the following coding sequences:
- the F10G2.1 gene encoding UPF0376 protein F10G2.1 (Confirmed by transcript evidence): MKHFLLLAIIGILFLGSTYGASVATEKLKASNCTKTEGFQAIACVLRMADFAQKIEKLDMDDKNQVNEFEKSCVSFANCFETLQCGPEDPAEKKINNMIKNYCDAVVYVAKDFADCSEKLENKNSTCYQNWDPFPDAIDEETDEKKKEKMLQEACKNYFGKDNCLKKEITEKCSETEWKGFRDHFIGISNILLECDFRNIQ; encoded by the exons atgAAGCATTTTCTTCTACTTGCCATCATCGGCATATTGTTCCTGGGTTCTACATATGGAGCAAGTGTGGCTACAGAGAAATTAAAAGCTTCCAACTGCACAAAGACTGAGGGGTTTCAGGCCATCGCTTGTGTTCTG cgcATGGCCGATTTCGcgcagaaaattgaaaaacttgacaTGGACGATAAAAATCAAGtgaatgaatttgaaaaatcttgcGTCAGTTTCGCTAATTGTTTTGAAACCCTCCAGTGTGGTCCAGAAGACCCGGCCGAGaagaaaataaacaatatGATTAAAAACTACTGTGATGCTGTTGTTTATGTTGCCAAAGACTTTGCGGATTGCTCCGAAAAACTTGAGAACAAGAATTCCACGTGCTACCAAAATTGGGACCCGTTCCCTGATGCAATCGACGAGGAAACTGacgagaaaaagaaggaaaaaatgctccaagagGCTTGCAAGAATTATTTTGGAAAGGACaactgtttgaaaaaagagattacAGAAAAATGCAGTGAAACCGAATGGAAAGGATTCCGTGAT cattttatCGGAATCAGCAACATTCTGCTTGAATGCGACTTCAGAAACATTCAATGA
- the F10G2.7 gene encoding DUF1248 domain-containing protein (Confirmed by transcript evidence) encodes MISRRLANISKVSCRFLADSSSKSNSNKGKQLSRDDVEYLQNPSEEYVDAFMKWHGNSRTVFKKDDIAQLQDSFPDYKFKMFSLTGTTRPIITMHTCKHHPLNESKKPFVFIGLGWIDPEFRSRATAKFFDSLATEELKTKDDELMAWGNQEVRRFWHKLIGKKEHDDIGHQAMEVGYKSFYSGKDVTVPEKLDANGITVKNAREVPKKDIINYDQSIYPYHREKYIISHMHDKDGFGKVAYDEDGKVVGIGQAIFYDNKKDCKVGPIYAEDPKVAQAMFTEILKEMKCSGKEVSTFEMRSSQLCTHALHWFAPFLKEKPSRIHICNLTYKHCAPEDVDFSKIYVPARAQMFIA; translated from the exons ATGATCTCTCGTCGCTTGGctaacatttcaaaagtttcttgTCGATTTTTGGCCGATTCGTCTTCCAAGTCAAATAGCAACAAAGGAAAACAACTATCGCGTGATGACGTGGAGTATTTGCAAAATCCCAGTGAGGAATATGTGGATGCGTTCATGAAATGG cacGGCAACAGTCGTACTGTATTCAAGAAAGATGACATTGCGCAGTTGCAAGACAGTTTTCCCGattacaaattcaaaatgttctctCTGACTGGAACAACCAGACCAATTATCACTATGCACACTTGCAAACATCACCCGCTTAATGAGTCCAAGAAACCGTTCGTTTTTATTGGACTTGGGTGGATTGACCCAGAGTTTAGATCTCGTGCAACAGCtaagttttttgatagtttggCGACTGAAGAATTGAAAACCAAAGACGACGAGCTCATGGCATGGGGAA ACCAAGAAGTTCGTAGATTCTGGCATAAACTTATTGGCAAAAAAGAGCATGACGACATTGGACATCAGGCTATGGAAGTTGGCTACAAAAGTTTTTACAGTGGCAAAGATGTAACTGTTCCCGAGAAATTGGATGCTAATGGTATCACTGTTAAAAATGCCCGAGAAGTTCCAAAGAAAGATATCATCAATTATGATCAAAGCATTTATCCATACCATAGAGAAAAGTACATTATTTCCCATATGCATGACAAAGATGGATTTGGGAAAGTAGCATATGATGAGGATGGAAAAGTTGTTGGAATTGGACAAGCTATATTTTATGATAACAAGAAAGATTGTAAAGTTGGCCCCATTTATGCAGAAGATCCGAAAGTGGCTCAGGCAATgtttacagaaattttgaaagaaatgaaatgttctggaaaagaagtttcaacttttgagATGCGTTCCTCCCAGCTGTGCACACACGCTTTGCA TTGGTTTGCTCCTTTTTTGAAAGAGAAGCCGTCTCGTATTCACATTTGCAATCTTACCTATAAACATTGTGCGCCTGAAGatgttgatttttcgaaaatctacGTTCCGGCTCGTGCTCAAATGTTTATCGCTTGA
- the srh-187 gene encoding Serpentine Receptor, class T (Confirmed by transcript evidence), with translation MNSTCISDTTYFDSSEFLSSSLHITSAISTPIHLIAIYIILTKTPDFMKSIKWYLMNLHLWIILFDYSLGILTIPVLLLPYLAGFPVGLLANSDVPIILQVVWVFTFLAYVHVSITALFENRFYLICDFSGKNYWTGLRWLWLITHYIAIGLIFSSFALLVPDQNGALESIFKKLPCLPSNFYKVSMFVLAEDYTYHFWACFFIFSTTSTEVFTFVCFICMTFSQQNRRITTSSRTLNLKKAIFIALIIQMSVNAFLHLIPLLYAFISTVYTYYNQKMMNWCTIIISMHGFVSTLVMLLVHKPYRDTLLGLMKRRSSRSQSTVQNIFSMKVTEMKVCYL, from the exons ATGAATTCCACATGTATTTCTGATACAACCTACTTTGATTCTTCCGAATTTTTATCGAGTTCCTTACATATTACGTCAGCCATTTCAACGCCTATTCACTTGATCGCTATTTATATAATTCTTACAAAAACACCAGATTTtatgaaatcaataaaatggtATTTGATGAACTTGCATTTATggataattttatttgattactCTCTTGGAATTCTCACTATTCCAGTGCTCCTGCTACCGTACCTTGCAGGATTTCCGGTCGGGTTACTCGCTAATTCTGATGTTCCAATAATATTACAAGTTGTGTGGGTCTTCACCTTTCTTGCTT acGTTCACGTGTCAATAACagctttgtttgaaaatagatTCTACCTAATTTGTGACTTTAGTGGGAAAAACTATTGGACTGGGCTGCGATGGCTATGGTTAATCACACATTACATTGCAAttggtttaattttcagctcttttGCACTTTTGGTTCCAGATCAAAACGGTGCTTTAGAATCTATATTTAAG aagctccCATGTCTTCCCAGTAATTTCTACAAAGTATCAATGTTTGTCTTAGCTGAAGATTATACTTATCATTTTTGGGCAtgctttttcatattttctacgACCAGTACAGAGGTGTTCacatttgtttgttttatttgtaTGACTTTTTCGCAACAAAACAGAAGAATAACAACATCCTCAAGAACTTTAAACCTTAAGAAAGCTATTTTCATTGCGTTAATTATCCAAATGAGTGTAAATGCATTTCTTCACTTGATCCCACTTTTATATGCATTCATCTCAACGGTTTATACGtattataatcaaaaaatgatgaactGGTGCACGATAATCATATCAATGCACGGATTTGTGAGCACTCTTGTGATGCTCCTTGTACATAAACCATATCGAGATACGCTTTTGGGATTGATGAAACGACGAAGTTCGCGAAGTCAGTCAACTGTTCAAAATATATTCTCCATGAAAGTAACAGAAATGAAAGTGTGTTATCTTTGA
- the nhr-263 gene encoding Nuclear Hormone Receptor family (Product from WormBase gene class nhr;~Confirmed by transcript evidence), which translates to MANLPPLTSMQNTQNNQLSFSPDRKLWVLCNLLMIIDYIKTFSYFNKLSTQDQLILTRHVLLKCKNLHTSNYTMYRDYHIMRKLYWPKNALGS; encoded by the exons ATGGCAAATTTACCACCATTGACAAGCATGcaaaacactcaaaataatcaattaaGTTTTTCACCTGACAG gaaacttTGGGTTTTGTGTAATTTACTCATGATAATTGATTATATTAAGACATTCAGTTATTTCAACAAACTTTCAACTCAAGACCAGCTTATTCTAACACGACACGTGTTattgaaatgcaaaaatttgcataCTTCCAATTATACg ATGTACCGGGATTATCACATCATGCGCAAGCTATATTGGCCAAAGAACGCACTCGGTTCGTGA
- the nhr-148 gene encoding Nuclear Hormone Receptor family (Confirmed by transcript evidence): protein MSNTTEIPTTCSICRRNAKGYHYDVISCKGCKTFFRRMSLINFQGKCDLNNQCFDLTKANEPYLRCRACRYRKCLDVGMNQKAIQIPERNQTFGVIETMTKNTIDALVYLEEKLEKFRLSADNPHWQAVSDLELYLNNGSNLGLADKFGPTFENSVHESFEPKNSLPSSLKAVQNNKLNHCPTKKIWTLCNLLTTVEYLKTFNYFKDLSALDKLILARHVILIGKNLHISNYSFSKKFTGCLNIETDAQRERHYPVAFMLMAPLIRSQIQPIEYILLKAICCCNPAVPNLSQKAQSTLARERGQFVSILFDYCQRSGKNGPGRFAELIGIFSVMEKQQRMQKDMYMLYFAPHLTPDVKIQIKFLHDIMDS, encoded by the exons ATGTCCAACACTACTGAAATTCCAACGACTTGTTCAATTTGCCGTAGAAATGCTAAAGGATACCACTATGACGTTATATCCTGCAAAGgatgtaaaacattttttcggagAATGAGTTTGATAAACTTTCAAGGAAAATGTGATTTGAACAATCAATGCTTTGATTTGACAAAAGCAA atGAGCCTTATTTGCGATGTAGAGCCTGTCGTTATCGAAAGTGCCTGGATGTTGGTATGAACCAAAAAGCTATTCAAATACCTGAAAGGAATCAAACGTTTGGCGTTATAGAAACCatgacaaaaaatacaattgatGCTTTAGTTTATCTAGAAGAGAAGCTCGAAAAGTTTAGATTGTCCGCAGACAATCCTCATTGGCAAGCGGTCAGTGATTTAGAACTGTATCTTAACAATGGAAGTAATCTTGGTTTAGCGGATAAATTCGGG ccaACCTTCGAAAATTCCGTTCACGAATCTTTCGAACCAAAAAACTCATTGCCATCAAGTCTGAAAGCAGttcaaaacaataaattaaatCATTGCCCAACGAA aaaaatctggaCTCTTTGTAACCTCCTCACAACTGTAGAATATCTCAAGACGTTCAATTATTTCAAGGATCTCTCTGCTTTAGACAAACTCATTCTTGCTCGACATGTTATATTGATTGGGAAAAACCTGCATATATCAAACTactcgttttcaaaaaaatttacggGTTGTTTGAACATAGAAACCGACGCCCAAAG agagcGTCATTATCCAGTGGCATTTATGTTAATGGCACCACTTATTCGATCACAAATTCAACCTATAGAGTACATTCTTCTCAAGGCTATTTGCTGCTGTAATCCAG CCGTTCCAAATTTGTCTCAAAAAGCCCAAAGTACATTAGCCAGAGAACGTGGGCAGTTTGTGAGCATACTTTTTGATTATTGCCAacgatctggaaaaaatggacCAGGACGTTTTGCAGAACTCATCggaatattttcagttatGGAGAAACAACAAAGAATGCAAAAAGACATGTATATGCTTTACTTTGCGCCTCATTTAACACCCGACGTAAagattcaaattaaatttcttcaTGACATTATGGACTCGTAG
- the srh-244 gene encoding Serpentine Receptor, class H (Confirmed by transcript evidence): MNESLICSDFDSSYLASPDFVALSCHIITAIEIPLSTFGMYCILYKTPVKMKPVQFLILNMHFWNTLSDMFLCCIGIPYLYLPSISGYDLGLFRSPAVTFYIGVTLVLAMIAAILSIYENRYHKLFGHKTTWKAVRKPYLIFVYISVPFIFLPPFLIIPEQENARSFILDKLPCLPHFSLNDEEFFVLSINPTVPLLCIAFAILFLAVPILTFFSFTLYHLLTRKKLMTLSANTLSIHEKFLKSVSIQSLSTAIIVLIPLLTFITVMIFWYHNQKLNNLGYLVLSLHGSVSTIVMIMVHKPYRDFTFSIYTKRQSISPQIVTEKSNQHQNSFHVVL; encoded by the exons atgaatgaaagcTTAATATGCTCTGATTTTGATTCAAGCTACCTAGCTTCTCCGGACTTCGTTGCCTTGTCTTGCCACATCATAACTGCTATTGAAATTCCACTGTCAACTTTTGGTATGTATTGCATTTTATACAAAACTCCTGTCAAGATGAAACCTGTACAGTTTCTGATTCTCAACATGCACTTTTGGAATACTCTATCTGATATGTTTCTATGTTGCATTGGTATTCCATATTTGTATCTACCTTCAATTTCCGGGTACGATTTAGGATTATTTCGATCACCGGCTGTAACTTTTTATATCGGAGTAACTCTTGTCTTAG cgaTGATTGCCGCGATTCTCTCAATTTACGAGAATCGATATCACAAACTTTTTGGGCATAAAACCACATGGAAGGCTGTCAGAAAACCTTACCTTATTTTTGTGTACATCTCAGTACCATTCATATTTCTACCGCCTTTCCTAATTATTCCCGAGCAAGAAAATGCTCGGAGTTTCATTTTGGATAAACTTCCGTGTTTGCCACATTTTTCACTTAATGATGAAGAATTTTTTGTGCTGAGCATCAATCCAACTGTGCCGTTGCTTTGTATTGCATTCGCTATTTTATTTCTAGCAGTTCCAATTTTAACATTCTTCTCATTTACACTTTATCATTTGTTAaccagaaaaaagttaatgaCTCTTTCTGCAAACACATTATCAATCCATGAAAAATTCCTCAAGTCAGTAAGCATTCAG tcacTATCCACAGCTATCATCGTCCTGATACCGCTTTTAACCTTTATTacagttatgattttttggtaTCACAACcaaaaactgaacaatttGGGATACTTGGTCCTGTCACTACATGGCAGTGTGTCTACGATTGTTATGATAATGGTACACAAACCATATAGagatttcacattttcaatatatACGAAACGCCAAAGCATTTCGCCTCAAATAGTTACAGAAAAGAGTAATCAACATCAGAATTCTTTTCACGTTGTCctttga
- the nhr-147 gene encoding Nuclear Hormone Receptor family (Confirmed by transcript evidence) — translation MHIESNNFITPITCSVCGRSAKGYHYDVISCKGCKTFFRRMYLLKSKIICGLNNSCFDLKNKNEPYLRCRACRYKKCIDVGMNRNGIQSSESKKEFNKTQKLNFQVMESADDVMNSIIERLSYVESKLEIFRTSSFNPQWSSFSSLKYLLEGTCQLSSTEKSENGLEKIYIIDFPTGNQYTKTNKKIWTLCNLLTITEYIKTFECFHKISSNDRLVLTRHIILMCKILHESHYAVSRKFDNYLNPDGTQESKTEMHHSLLAMSISPLVRTHIQPVEYVLLKAMCFCNPAVTGLSQHAQTTLAKERQQFGNLLFDLCRKNRRDGPGHFVELVGILGLLENQQRMLKDTYMTYYAPFLSPEDVRGVKLFYDIMSS, via the exons ATGCACATA GAATCCAATAACTTTATCACTCCGATCACGTGTTCGGTGTGCGGGAGAAGTGCTAAAGGCTATCATTATGACGTCATTTCTTGTAAAGgatgcaaaacattttttagaagaatgTACTTATTGAAATCTAAAATAATATGTGGATTAAACAACAGTtgtttcgatttaaaaaataaaa ATGAGCCATATTTGCGATGCAGAGCGTGCCGTTATAAAAAGTGCATAGATGTTGGTATGAACCGAAATGGTATTCAATCATCGGAAAGCAAAAAAGAATTTAACAAAACGcagaaactaaattttcaagttatgGAATCTGCGGATGATGTCATGAATAGTATAATTGAACGACTTTCTTATGTTGagtcaaaacttgaaatttttcgaacttcTTCCTTCAATCCACAATGGTCATCGTTTTCTAGCTTAAAATATTTACTCGAGGGTACATGCCAATTAAGTTCCACAGAGAAGTCTGAA aatggtcttgaaaaaatttatatcatCGATTTTCCAACAGGCAATCAATATACCAAAACGAAtaa aaaaatttggaCCCTATGCAATCTATTGACAATTACTGAATACATCAAGacatttgaatgttttcataaaatttcatcTAACGACAGGCTAGTTTTAACTCGGCATATTATATTGATGTGTAAGATTTTACACGAATCACACTATGCTGtctccagaaaatttgataattacTTGAACCCAGACGGTACCCAAGAATCAAAAAC agagATGCATCATTCTTTATTGGCTATGTCAATATCACCGTTAGTACGAACACACATACAGCCAGTGGAATATGTTCTTTTGAAGGCAATGTGTTTTTGTAATCCAG CCGTCACTGGTCTCTCCCAGCATGCTCAAACTACCCTTGCAAAAGAACGCCAACAATTTGGGAACCTCTTATTTGACCTTTGCCGAAAAAATAGAAGAGATGGACCAGGACATTTTGTCGAACTAGTAGGAATTCTTGGGCTTTTGGAAAATCAGCAAAGAATGCTCAAGGATACATATATGACATATTATGCTCCGTTTTTATCTCCAGAAGATGTTCGTGGTGTTAAACTCTTCTACGACATCATGAGCtcatga
- the nhr-149 gene encoding NR LBD domain-containing protein (Confirmed by transcript evidence): MSLSKCRACRFQRCLNVGMNPAAIQCDGNPKKDSSHFRDFDSIDEKIKNIIDTLTYVELKLENYRKSAYNPVLSLSTGLDDLIEGSCSLSLAEIYGPMSGWPLGFEEHQLPSSSMRNVSCEEPCPVSNRKYWTHCNMLTTIEYFKTFKFFHELSSRDKFVLARHTLLLCQNLHISHYTVSHNFDSCLQPDGSMQPKQDERHYPIAMMSIEPLVRCKIQHVEYVLLKAICFCNPAVPELSQNAQRILAKERYCFADILINHCLRNYTDGPGHFAELIGIFNLLETQQRMFKDLHIMYVVPLMNKFSRELIKFLSDVMDV, translated from the exons atgTCGTTGTCCAAGTGTAGAGCATGCCGATTCCAAAGATGCTTAAATGTTGGCATGAACCCTGCCGCAATTCAATGCGATGGAAATCCGAAAAAAGACAGTTCTCATTTCCGAGATTTTGACTCAATtgacgaaaaaattaaaaacattatcGACACGTTGACCTATGTTGagttaaaactagaaaattaccgaaaatctGCTTACAATCCAGTATTATCACTATCTACTGGTTTAGACGATTTGATAGAAGGGAGTTGTTCATTGAGTTTGGCAGAAATATATGGG CCAATGTCAGGCTGGCCGTTAGGATTCGAAGAACACCAACTTCCATCGTCAAGCATGAGGAATGTCTCCTGTGAGGAGCCATGTCCAGTTTCAAATAG aaaatattGGACTCATTGCAACATGTTGACTACAatcgaatattttaaaactttcaaattttttcatgagTTATCATCAAGAGATAAGTTCGTTTTGGCTCGACATACACTTTTATTATGTCAAAATTTACACATATCGCATTACACAGTTTCACATAATTTTGATTCCTGCCTGCAACCAGATGGATCAATGCAGCCGAAGCAAGA CGAACGGCATTACCCAATAGCAATGATGTCGATTGAGCCACTCGTCCGATGCAAAATCCAGCATGTAGAATATGTTCTATTGAAAGCTATCTGTTTTTGTAATCCAG cTGTCCCAGAGCTTTCTCAAAATGCACAAAGGATATTGGCAAAAGAACGTTATTGTTTTGCTGATATACTCATTAACCACTGCCTTCGAAATTATACCGACGGTCCTGGACACTTTGCAGAACTGATTGGGATTTTTAATCTTTTGGAAACACAACAGAGAATGTTCAAAGACTTGCACATTATGTATGTTGTTCCGCTgatgaacaaattttcaagagaGCTTATAAAGTTTCTTTCTGATGTCATGGACGTCTGA
- the nhr-149 gene encoding Nuclear Hormone Receptor family (Confirmed by transcript evidence), with product MPFSHLCSICSRPAQGYHYDVISCKGCKTFFRRMWLSKIKEMCPLNNKCFDFNRRINMSLSKCRACRFQRCLNVGMNPAAIQCDGNPKKDSSHFRDFDSIDEKIKNIIDTLTYVELKLENYRKSAYNPVLSLSTGLDDLIEGSCSLSLAEIYGPMSGWPLGFEEHQLPSSSMRNVSCEEPCPVSNRKYWTHCNMLTTIEYFKTFKFFHELSSRDKFVLARHTLLLCQNLHISHYTVSHNFDSCLQPDGSMQPKQDERHYPIAMMSIEPLVRCKIQHVEYVLLKAICFCNPAVPELSQNAQRILAKERYCFADILINHCLRNYTDGPGHFAELIGIFNLLETQQRMFKDLHIMYVVPLMNKFSRELIKFLSDVMDV from the exons ATGCCATTTTCACATCTTTGCTCTATTTGCTCTAGACCCGCCCAAGGATATCACTATGACGTCATTTCTTGTAAAGgatgcaaaactttttttcgaagaatGTGGCTGtctaaaataaaagaaatgtGTCCCCTGAACAACAAATGCTTCGATTTCAATAGACGAATTA acatgTCGTTGTCCAAGTGTAGAGCATGCCGATTCCAAAGATGCTTAAATGTTGGCATGAACCCTGCCGCAATTCAATGCGATGGAAATCCGAAAAAAGACAGTTCTCATTTCCGAGATTTTGACTCAATtgacgaaaaaattaaaaacattatcGACACGTTGACCTATGTTGagttaaaactagaaaattaccgaaaatctGCTTACAATCCAGTATTATCACTATCTACTGGTTTAGACGATTTGATAGAAGGGAGTTGTTCATTGAGTTTGGCAGAAATATATGGG CCAATGTCAGGCTGGCCGTTAGGATTCGAAGAACACCAACTTCCATCGTCAAGCATGAGGAATGTCTCCTGTGAGGAGCCATGTCCAGTTTCAAATAG aaaatattGGACTCATTGCAACATGTTGACTACAatcgaatattttaaaactttcaaattttttcatgagTTATCATCAAGAGATAAGTTCGTTTTGGCTCGACATACACTTTTATTATGTCAAAATTTACACATATCGCATTACACAGTTTCACATAATTTTGATTCCTGCCTGCAACCAGATGGATCAATGCAGCCGAAGCAAGA CGAACGGCATTACCCAATAGCAATGATGTCGATTGAGCCACTCGTCCGATGCAAAATCCAGCATGTAGAATATGTTCTATTGAAAGCTATCTGTTTTTGTAATCCAG cTGTCCCAGAGCTTTCTCAAAATGCACAAAGGATATTGGCAAAAGAACGTTATTGTTTTGCTGATATACTCATTAACCACTGCCTTCGAAATTATACCGACGGTCCTGGACACTTTGCAGAACTGATTGGGATTTTTAATCTTTTGGAAACACAACAGAGAATGTTCAAAGACTTGCACATTATGTATGTTGTTCCGCTgatgaacaaattttcaagagaGCTTATAAAGTTTCTTTCTGATGTCATGGACGTCTGA
- the srh-231 gene encoding Serpentine Receptor, class H (Predicted), with product MISCHNHYLGSPDFIRLTFHLITYLAIPLHVFGFYCIICKTPNHMRSIKWLLLNLHTWCILLDITISFLGIPYILYPAIAGYGLGPIESPGLFFYLGVTFIAGVSTSIFVVFENRYYILFGESTFWKHIRKYGIAISYILVPLYFLPPQLFIPEQEKAREIAWDMLQCIPELPKNNRPLFVIAVELPLIAATIGVGALIPTIECGTFLLLNCYNLIYTSSSGISRHTVKMQHRLVLALIIQSSITFILFLIPISMIILFVYFRYQNQIFNNLIFVSLAIHGIASTLIMVFVHSPYRDFAFSPIYWFTKKPPIVRVLPSVLLSRNIETQRETSNVRIGI from the exons ATGATCTCATGTCATAATCATTATCTAGGTAGTCCTGATTTTATTCGATTAACATTTCATTTAATAACATATCTAGCTATTCCTCTTCACGTATTCGGATTTTATTGTATTATTTGCAAAACTCCAAATCATATGCGTTCCATTAAATGGCTTTTGTTAAATTTGCATACCTGGTGTATTCTACTTGATATTACTATTAGTTTTCTTGGGATTCCGTACATTTTATACCCCGCAATTGCTGGGTACGGACTTGGTCCAATAGAATCTCCaggattatttttttatttaggaGTTACTTTTATAGCAG GAGTATCTACATCaatatttgttgtttttgaaaatcgttaTTATATTTTGTTTGGTGAATCAACATTTTGGAAGCACATACGAAAGTATGGAATTGCAATTAGTTATATTTTGGTTCCGTTGTATTTTTTGCCTCCGCAATTATTCATTCCAGAACAGGAAAAGGCCAGAGAAATTGCATGGGAT atgCTACAATGCATCCCGGAATTGCCTAAAAATAATCGTCCTCTTTTTGTAATTGCTGTAGAATTACCGCTTATTGCTGCTACAATAGGTGTTGGAGCACTTATACCGACAATTGAATGTGGAACGTTTTTGCTTTTGAATTGTTATAATTTGATATATACTAGCTCGAGTGGAATTTCCAGACATACAGTTAAGATGCAACATCGATTAGTTTTGGCACTAATAATTCAG TCATCCATAACTTTCATCCTTTTTCTGATCCCGATCAGCATGATAATTCTGTTCGTATATTTTCGTTATCAGAACCAAATATTCAACAACTTAATATTCGTTTCCTTAGCTATCCATGGAATTGCCTCAACTCTTATTATGGTGTTTGTTCATAGCCCATATCGAGATTTCGCGTTCTCCCCAATCTACTGGTTTACCAAGAAACCGCCGATTGTGAGAGTTCTGCCATCGGTTTTGTTGTCGAGAAACATAGAAACGCAGAGGGAAACATCGAATGTTCGAATTGGAATATGa